From Nerophis lumbriciformis linkage group LG11, RoL_Nlum_v2.1, whole genome shotgun sequence, one genomic window encodes:
- the LOC133610673 gene encoding uncharacterized protein isoform X1 → MLALGEVRHAEMKPIVMEQPLGSLDDLQPQDLSASNILTVIDLTKKGSLSGTSCDVQRVVTVPNWHSNSGTSNPELSSSSETTLANILQQSGDHIQPDNALSRTTVTLSYVSRSHIHADSASQLSPLYGVPPISKFSLLPPCEVEKGHKETTYALNQLYVEHVDRPVDLATQAFNSSSKAPQIDGICPPQPLCEFNGEVSSSKTTRNEHNTPGRTEKSCGLENGQDVSWSRLGVDSESSPETREGEERKGSSEILLHMLTKEEPLVIHNSVAPVEKCSLIMDYKRLLDDPVSPSPTSPDDIEDVFVLPQACSSPSGDNSFHASDVGCDDSNTEEASQLRSGISNMTASLNLSDENKQPAHSRKPELNSLVDWREDVCLSGISEDKPKTVTPYLNGNVRALQKTVNERKLRSGRGMHLESIVMNINSSRYKVSGCINTNENASKMKTRYSNATSLKRNDTLPDRKRQGRAIAKQKVTRHLNGKTNSIINTDLDTTTSTNNSKKSFSKITPKSQRLSKNVPEDVLKPGQLPQKSPARSERRNIHSKNSTEELLAHLGPTVSTNRAKCSPPALKETPKKNPRSAQGKKVPQTAKTKSTRTPKRRRKKHKPRPPLSIFSPKEPEIKLRYANYKEAKRESKLDNFSPFIHMQRQQSSASLCTLVNYPEEVCTPHKKNQREVRDHTSGFISATIPSTSCLQLGRASSHGQHQGSLVCCLCGLSANAMDLGDLHGPYYPEGYRPITKMSACTSGPKCLKDDYSDSDSSACSVRGRGGKRAVLPSLWKRRLADQQSVVNTGSPAAKRVRSEMWPTDVEDWYSPPVLPLEPCEYWLHEDCGIWSTGVFLVKGKVYGLEETVKVAHETMCSACSRPGASLGCFFKGCPSNYHYRCAMEADCVLIEENFSMKCKKHKNKTFTILVEKQSDPRRKKPC, encoded by the exons ATGTTGGCCCTCGGTGAAGTACGCCACGCCGAAATGAAGCCGA TTGTTATGGAGCAACCACTCGGGAGCTTGGATGATCTACAACCTCAGGACCTTTCCGCCTCAAACATCCTCACTGTGATTGACTTGACGAAGAAAGGAAGCCTGAGTGGCACTTCCTGTGATGTCCAGCGGGTTGTCACTGTTCCAAATTGGCACTCCAATTCTGGAACCAGTAACCCTGAATTATCCTCATCCTCAGAGACCACCCTCGCTAATATTTTACAGCAATCAGGGGATCACATTCAACCAGATAATGCCTTATCCCGCACCACAGTGACCCTGTCCTACGTGAGCAGGTCTCACATCCACGCTGATTCAGCATCTCAGCTTTCGCCTTTGTATGGTGTGCCACCTATCAGCAAGTTCTCCCTCCTCCCTCCCTGTGAGGTTGAGAAAGGGCATAAGGAGACTACCTATGCACTGAATCAACTGTACGTGGAACATGTCGACAGACCGGTGGACCTCGCCACTCAGGCTTTTAATTCATCCTCTAAAGCTCCACAGATTGATGGAATATGTCCTCCACAGCCACTTTGTGAATTTAATGGGGAAGTAAGTTCGAGCAAGACGACCAGAAATGAACACAACACACCCGGGAGGACTGAAAAGAGCTGTGGGTTGGAGAATGGCCAAGATGTCAGCTGGTCACGTTTAGGTGTGGATTCTGAGTCATCACCAGAGACAAGGGAGGGTGAGGAGAGGAAGGGAAGCTCTGAGATCCTCTTGCATATGTTAACGAAAGAGGAGCCATTGGTGATCCATAACAGTGTGGCCCCAGTAGAGAAATGTTCACTGATCATGGACTACAAACGCCTTTTAGATGACCCCGTTTCCCCTTCACCTACCTCACCGGATGATATCGAGGATGTGTTCGTGCTGCCTCAGGCCTGCAGCTCACCAAGCGGGGACAACTCTTTTCATGCTAGTGACGTTGGTTGCGATGACTCGAACACAGAAGAGGCCAGTCAACTCAGGTCTGGCATCAGCAACATGACAGCAAGTTTAAATTTAAGCGATGAAAACAAGCAGCCTGCCCACAGTAGGAAACCAGAGTTGAACTCTTTGGTTGACTGGAGAGAAGATGTTTGTTTGTCTGGAATTTCAGAAGACAAACCCAAAACTGTCACCCCTTACTTGAATGGTAATGTTCGCGCATTACAGAAGACTGTAAATGAAAGGAAACTACGTTCCGGCAGAGGTATGCACTTAGAATCTATAGTTATGAATATAAATTCAAGCAGGTATAAAGTATCAGGATGCATTAACACCAATGAAAATGCCTCCAAAATGAAAACTAGGTATTCTAATGCGACAAGTCTAAAGAGGAATGACACCCTACCTGACAGGAAAAGACAAGGCCGAGCAATAGCGAAACAAAAAGTAACCCGACATCTAAATGGTAAAACCAATAGCATTATAAACACTGATTTGGACACTACTACCTCCACCAATAATTCTAAAAAGTCATTTAGCAAAATCACTCCTAAAAGCCAGAGGTTGTCAAAGAATGTGCCAGAGGATGTTCTAAAACCTGGACAGTTGCCACAGAAGAGCCCGGCTAGGTCGGAGAGGAGAAATATTCATTCCAAAAACTCAACGGAGGAGCTTCTTGCACACCTAGGCCCTACTGTGTCAACAAATAGAGCAAAATGTTCACCACCAGCACTTAAAGAAACCCCAAAGAAAAACCCACGGTCAGCTCAAGGTAAAAAAGTACCGCAAACTGCGAAGACAAAGTCAACTCGCACGCCTAAGAGGCGACGAAAAAAGCACAAACCGAGACCGCCCTTATCCATCTTCTCTCCTAAGGAGCCTGAGATCAAACTCCGGTACGCCAACTACAAGGAGGCGAAAAGGGAGTCGAAGTTGGATAATTTCTCCCCCTTCATCCATATGCAGCGGCAGCAGTCCTCTGCGTCACTTTGCACTTTAGTGAATTACCCAGAAGAGGTCTGTACTCCCCACAAAAAGAACCAAAGGGAGGTACGGGATCACACCAGTGGCTTTATTTCTGCAACTATACCCAGCACGTCTTGTCTTCAGCTGGGCCGAGCGTCCAGTCATGGCCAGCACCAGGGTTCCCTGGTCTGTTGCTTGTGCGGACTGTCTGCCAACGCCATGGACTTGGGGGATCTCCACGGTCCTTACTACCCTGAAGGATACCGACCGATCACCAAAATGTCTGCCTGCACGTCTGGCCCTAAATGCCTAAAGGACGACTACAGCGATTCCGATTCTTCAGCCTGCAGTGTAAGGGGTAGAGGGGGCAAACGTGCTGTTCTGCCCTCATTGTGGAAAAGGAGGCTAGCGGATCAGCAGAGTGTTGTCAACACCGGCAGCCCTGCAGCAAAGCGGGTTCGCTCAGAAATGTGGCCAACAGATGTGGAGGACTGGTACAGCCCCCCTGTGCTGCCCCTTGAGCCCTGTGAGTACTGGCTCCACGAAGACTGCGGCATCTGGTCAACTGGCGTGTTCTTGGTGAAGGGCAAAGTGTACGGTCTGGAGGAGACTGTCAAGGTGGCCCATGAGACG
- the LOC133610673 gene encoding uncharacterized protein isoform X2, giving the protein MEQPLGSLDDLQPQDLSASNILTVIDLTKKGSLSGTSCDVQRVVTVPNWHSNSGTSNPELSSSSETTLANILQQSGDHIQPDNALSRTTVTLSYVSRSHIHADSASQLSPLYGVPPISKFSLLPPCEVEKGHKETTYALNQLYVEHVDRPVDLATQAFNSSSKAPQIDGICPPQPLCEFNGEVSSSKTTRNEHNTPGRTEKSCGLENGQDVSWSRLGVDSESSPETREGEERKGSSEILLHMLTKEEPLVIHNSVAPVEKCSLIMDYKRLLDDPVSPSPTSPDDIEDVFVLPQACSSPSGDNSFHASDVGCDDSNTEEASQLRSGISNMTASLNLSDENKQPAHSRKPELNSLVDWREDVCLSGISEDKPKTVTPYLNGNVRALQKTVNERKLRSGRGMHLESIVMNINSSRYKVSGCINTNENASKMKTRYSNATSLKRNDTLPDRKRQGRAIAKQKVTRHLNGKTNSIINTDLDTTTSTNNSKKSFSKITPKSQRLSKNVPEDVLKPGQLPQKSPARSERRNIHSKNSTEELLAHLGPTVSTNRAKCSPPALKETPKKNPRSAQGKKVPQTAKTKSTRTPKRRRKKHKPRPPLSIFSPKEPEIKLRYANYKEAKRESKLDNFSPFIHMQRQQSSASLCTLVNYPEEVCTPHKKNQREVRDHTSGFISATIPSTSCLQLGRASSHGQHQGSLVCCLCGLSANAMDLGDLHGPYYPEGYRPITKMSACTSGPKCLKDDYSDSDSSACSVRGRGGKRAVLPSLWKRRLADQQSVVNTGSPAAKRVRSEMWPTDVEDWYSPPVLPLEPCEYWLHEDCGIWSTGVFLVKGKVYGLEETVKVAHETMCSACSRPGASLGCFFKGCPSNYHYRCAMEADCVLIEENFSMKCKKHKNKTFTILVEKQSDPRRKKPC; this is encoded by the coding sequence ATGGAGCAACCACTCGGGAGCTTGGATGATCTACAACCTCAGGACCTTTCCGCCTCAAACATCCTCACTGTGATTGACTTGACGAAGAAAGGAAGCCTGAGTGGCACTTCCTGTGATGTCCAGCGGGTTGTCACTGTTCCAAATTGGCACTCCAATTCTGGAACCAGTAACCCTGAATTATCCTCATCCTCAGAGACCACCCTCGCTAATATTTTACAGCAATCAGGGGATCACATTCAACCAGATAATGCCTTATCCCGCACCACAGTGACCCTGTCCTACGTGAGCAGGTCTCACATCCACGCTGATTCAGCATCTCAGCTTTCGCCTTTGTATGGTGTGCCACCTATCAGCAAGTTCTCCCTCCTCCCTCCCTGTGAGGTTGAGAAAGGGCATAAGGAGACTACCTATGCACTGAATCAACTGTACGTGGAACATGTCGACAGACCGGTGGACCTCGCCACTCAGGCTTTTAATTCATCCTCTAAAGCTCCACAGATTGATGGAATATGTCCTCCACAGCCACTTTGTGAATTTAATGGGGAAGTAAGTTCGAGCAAGACGACCAGAAATGAACACAACACACCCGGGAGGACTGAAAAGAGCTGTGGGTTGGAGAATGGCCAAGATGTCAGCTGGTCACGTTTAGGTGTGGATTCTGAGTCATCACCAGAGACAAGGGAGGGTGAGGAGAGGAAGGGAAGCTCTGAGATCCTCTTGCATATGTTAACGAAAGAGGAGCCATTGGTGATCCATAACAGTGTGGCCCCAGTAGAGAAATGTTCACTGATCATGGACTACAAACGCCTTTTAGATGACCCCGTTTCCCCTTCACCTACCTCACCGGATGATATCGAGGATGTGTTCGTGCTGCCTCAGGCCTGCAGCTCACCAAGCGGGGACAACTCTTTTCATGCTAGTGACGTTGGTTGCGATGACTCGAACACAGAAGAGGCCAGTCAACTCAGGTCTGGCATCAGCAACATGACAGCAAGTTTAAATTTAAGCGATGAAAACAAGCAGCCTGCCCACAGTAGGAAACCAGAGTTGAACTCTTTGGTTGACTGGAGAGAAGATGTTTGTTTGTCTGGAATTTCAGAAGACAAACCCAAAACTGTCACCCCTTACTTGAATGGTAATGTTCGCGCATTACAGAAGACTGTAAATGAAAGGAAACTACGTTCCGGCAGAGGTATGCACTTAGAATCTATAGTTATGAATATAAATTCAAGCAGGTATAAAGTATCAGGATGCATTAACACCAATGAAAATGCCTCCAAAATGAAAACTAGGTATTCTAATGCGACAAGTCTAAAGAGGAATGACACCCTACCTGACAGGAAAAGACAAGGCCGAGCAATAGCGAAACAAAAAGTAACCCGACATCTAAATGGTAAAACCAATAGCATTATAAACACTGATTTGGACACTACTACCTCCACCAATAATTCTAAAAAGTCATTTAGCAAAATCACTCCTAAAAGCCAGAGGTTGTCAAAGAATGTGCCAGAGGATGTTCTAAAACCTGGACAGTTGCCACAGAAGAGCCCGGCTAGGTCGGAGAGGAGAAATATTCATTCCAAAAACTCAACGGAGGAGCTTCTTGCACACCTAGGCCCTACTGTGTCAACAAATAGAGCAAAATGTTCACCACCAGCACTTAAAGAAACCCCAAAGAAAAACCCACGGTCAGCTCAAGGTAAAAAAGTACCGCAAACTGCGAAGACAAAGTCAACTCGCACGCCTAAGAGGCGACGAAAAAAGCACAAACCGAGACCGCCCTTATCCATCTTCTCTCCTAAGGAGCCTGAGATCAAACTCCGGTACGCCAACTACAAGGAGGCGAAAAGGGAGTCGAAGTTGGATAATTTCTCCCCCTTCATCCATATGCAGCGGCAGCAGTCCTCTGCGTCACTTTGCACTTTAGTGAATTACCCAGAAGAGGTCTGTACTCCCCACAAAAAGAACCAAAGGGAGGTACGGGATCACACCAGTGGCTTTATTTCTGCAACTATACCCAGCACGTCTTGTCTTCAGCTGGGCCGAGCGTCCAGTCATGGCCAGCACCAGGGTTCCCTGGTCTGTTGCTTGTGCGGACTGTCTGCCAACGCCATGGACTTGGGGGATCTCCACGGTCCTTACTACCCTGAAGGATACCGACCGATCACCAAAATGTCTGCCTGCACGTCTGGCCCTAAATGCCTAAAGGACGACTACAGCGATTCCGATTCTTCAGCCTGCAGTGTAAGGGGTAGAGGGGGCAAACGTGCTGTTCTGCCCTCATTGTGGAAAAGGAGGCTAGCGGATCAGCAGAGTGTTGTCAACACCGGCAGCCCTGCAGCAAAGCGGGTTCGCTCAGAAATGTGGCCAACAGATGTGGAGGACTGGTACAGCCCCCCTGTGCTGCCCCTTGAGCCCTGTGAGTACTGGCTCCACGAAGACTGCGGCATCTGGTCAACTGGCGTGTTCTTGGTGAAGGGCAAAGTGTACGGTCTGGAGGAGACTGTCAAGGTGGCCCATGAGACG